The genomic window AAGAGCCTTTACTAAATTATTCTATAAACTAAGCTCTTTCCCACTTTTCCCACGCCTCTAGTGAATATTCAAGAACAGATTCAAGCTGTAACAGGGAGGTAAACAAAAAGATGTGCAGACTTACATGTTCATCAGGAACCTGAGCAATCTCCAATAGCTGAGACAGACAAGAAGAAAACAATGTTATCCAATAGCACAATGAAATTGTAGCAGTAAGAAAATCGTCAGATGCAAAGAGGTTTGTGGAATATGATATATTATGAAACCGATAGACATACAGATCAATATAAGTTCTTTAGTTTGCAGTAAAAATTGCATCTACAGAATCCCAAGACAGTCAATAGCAGGTAAGAACCGATGAATCATGAATAAGAAAAGGTACATTCGAAACAAGATATGACAGTTAAGAGTTACCTGAACTTTTCCTTCATAAGAAATGAGAGTTCCTCCTTTAACATCAGCTAAGGTTTTGGGTGTAACCTCCATACAATATTCATTCTTGTTCTGGATCAAGTGCTTCAAGATTGCTGCAGCAATTATACCAAGTACGGGGCAAGCAGTACGTTCGTATGGGATTTCATGTAAAATTTTGACACTAACTATGTGTAAACAAGAACGAACAAACTACAAATAAGACATACTTAAGTCAACGATGGCACCCAAGTTGTCTGAATTGGCAACGAACACATACTCTTTACCCTGTGAGGcccagaaaacaaaaaaaaatcagtaaataTGAACatcttaaatgttttaaaaaaacattactcGACTGCATCAAAGAATGAACCTGTGATAAGAAAGCATCGAGCTTTCCACTGTTCATGAGGGATGGGAATACATCACCATGACCGGGAGGATACCTTCACAAAGATAATAGAATACAGAATAACctattagaaagaaaaaaaatcacaagttCTTGTTCTCTGCAGTCATGGACTAGTCTCAGATAGTACAAGGCATTATAATTTCAGTTATCAGTTATTATGATACTTCATCACGTAGGCAGATTAAACTGTTCTAACTTGCATAATAAGATTACTGTGTGGTTTGAACagtataacaaaataaaatcatacCAGCCATCCTTGTCTGTCTTTCCCTTGCTGGGCCATGGCACAAACTCATCTGCGACAACACGGGGATATTTGCTCTAGAAAATCCAAGTAAACTTCATTAGTAGCAGACCCGATGTCAGTTTTTTTTcatacagaaaacaaaaaaaaaatcatttgctAATTAGATATATGAATCCACACCACTAACCTGGTTGAAAGTGTGAATGTCAACATTTGAGTTGGTGTACTTTTCCACAATCTAAAATACGATGACAACAgtcagccaaaaaaaaaaaacttcataagTGAAAAAATGTGATCCATACTACAACAGAAGTACCTTTTGAGTGTCATCATGTGTATTAAATGAGTTCATGAGAACCAACGGGACCTTGCAGCCATACTTGTTGTTGAGATTCTGTGCGTAAGCAATACATTGGATACAGTAAGTAAACATCAAGGAGGTCCTAGAGCAGAGTGATTAAGAAAATGGCAAACCTCAATCTGGATAACAATAAGATCAAGAAACGTCAAACCATCACGAACTTCGATAACCGACCTgcacagaaagaaaaaaaaaacaagatatcaTTTCTTCACATCCTAAATCTTGTGAATAAATCAGAGAATATCCACCAGAGTAATAAAGAGACAAAACAAAGTTTCATATCACTTCGAATTTGAAATCTCAAAGAAGGGCTTACTTAGGGCCAGTGCATCCCATTGTTGTCCCGAGACCTCCATTAAGCTTCAAGACAACAAGTTTGTCCAACAGATTCTTGGTCTCGGAAACATCTACCATCACATGTAAAACATAAACATCGTCTTACTATCACAGAACGCTACAAGCAGATATGCATTGAAGATGAatggtatatatataccttGGGAGACGGGAGCCATTTTCTCGTAAGGAACAACGGTTTCATCAGTGGGTGTTTGGATCTTACTCCACTCAATGTGCTGTGCCTCGCCG from Raphanus sativus cultivar WK10039 unplaced genomic scaffold, ASM80110v3 Scaffold0097, whole genome shotgun sequence includes these protein-coding regions:
- the LOC130494379 gene encoding UTP--glucose-1-phosphate uridylyltransferase 2-like — protein: MAAATTENLPQLKSAVDGLTEMSENEKSGFINLVSRYLSGEAQHIEWSKIQTPTDETVVPYEKMAPVSQDVSETKNLLDKLVVLKLNGGLGTTMGCTGPKSVIEVRDGLTFLDLIVIQIENLNNKYGCKVPLVLMNSFNTHDDTQKIVEKYTNSNVDIHTFNQSKYPRVVADEFVPWPSKGKTDKDGWYPPGHGDVFPSLMNSGKLDAFLSQGKEYVFVANSDNLGAIVDLTILKHLIQNKNEYCMEVTPKTLADVKGGTLISYEGKVQLLEIAQVPDEHVNEFKSIEKFKIFNTNNLWVNLKAIKKLVEADALKMEIIPNPKEVDGVKVLQLETAAGAAIRFFDNAIGVNVPRSRFLPVKATSDLLLVQFSIVHSDLYTLVDGFVTRNSARTNPSNPSIELGPEFKKVSNFLSRFKSIPSIVELDSLKVSGDVSFGSSVVLKGKATVTAKSGVKLQVPDGTVVENKDINGPEDL